The following are encoded in a window of Haloarcula halophila genomic DNA:
- a CDS encoding ABC transporter ATP-binding protein, which produces MASEPAVELDGVRKRYGETTAVSELSLSIRDGEFFTLVGPSGCGKTTTLRLLAGFERPTDGVVRFDGASVTGVPPEERNVGVVFQSYALFPHMSVGENVAYGLNFAEPPGGVSDSERVRELLELVDLPGMADRDPDTLSGGQQQRVAIARALAPGPEILLLDEPMSALDAKLRERLRVQVREIQQELGITTVYVTHDQEEALAISDRVAVMRDGTPEQVGPPREIYRRPTTPFVADFIGDNNVIEGTVTDLRETADGRVADVSVGEETLTVGLEGAATRGDEITFCVRPERLAVGDGPNALSTTVTSAEFLGETTRVHLDWGGRPLRLRTRSPPTGTATVTFAPEDAHVITVR; this is translated from the coding sequence TTGGCTTCTGAACCGGCCGTCGAACTCGACGGCGTGAGAAAGCGGTACGGCGAGACCACGGCCGTCTCGGAACTCTCCCTGTCGATCCGCGACGGCGAGTTCTTCACGCTCGTCGGCCCCTCGGGCTGTGGGAAGACGACGACGCTCCGGCTGTTGGCGGGGTTCGAGCGACCGACCGACGGGGTCGTCCGCTTCGACGGGGCGTCGGTCACCGGCGTCCCGCCCGAGGAGCGCAACGTCGGCGTCGTCTTCCAGAGCTACGCACTGTTCCCACACATGAGCGTCGGCGAGAACGTCGCCTACGGGCTCAACTTCGCCGAGCCGCCGGGCGGGGTCAGTGACAGCGAACGCGTCCGGGAGCTCCTGGAGTTGGTCGACCTGCCGGGGATGGCCGATCGGGACCCCGACACGCTCTCGGGCGGGCAACAACAGCGTGTCGCGATCGCCCGTGCGCTGGCACCGGGTCCGGAGATCCTGCTGTTGGACGAGCCGATGAGCGCACTGGACGCGAAACTCCGCGAACGGCTCCGGGTCCAGGTCCGGGAGATCCAGCAGGAACTGGGGATCACGACCGTCTACGTCACCCACGATCAGGAGGAGGCGCTGGCGATCTCCGACCGAGTCGCGGTGATGCGGGACGGAACCCCCGAGCAGGTCGGCCCGCCCCGCGAGATCTATCGGCGGCCGACGACGCCGTTCGTCGCGGACTTCATCGGCGACAACAACGTCATCGAAGGAACGGTGACCGACCTCCGTGAGACCGCCGACGGGCGGGTCGCGGACGTGTCGGTCGGCGAGGAGACGCTGACGGTCGGACTGGAGGGGGCGGCTACTCGCGGTGACGAGATCACGTTCTGTGTCCGGCCGGAGCGACTCGCCGTCGGCGACGGACCGAACGCGCTGTCGACGACGGTGACCAGCGCGGAGTTCCTCGGCGAGACGACCCGCGTCCACCTCGACTGGGGCGGCCGACCGCTCCGGCTCCGGACCCGATCACCGCCCACGGGGACGGCGACCGTCACGTTCGCACCCGAGGACGCACACGTCATCACAGTCAGGTAG
- a CDS encoding ABC transporter permease produces the protein MGKPGLRQAIRRQFDRRALPALAAGTLLVLVVLFYYPISTVFVDSIFVDGRLTLSVFWTMLSDPFYFGEPARLLTGDSPAAVARATLSPDRRLGIVGFTAYQAAVSSVASVALGLPAAYLLARYEFPGRRTLRSLTILPFVLPSMMVAVGFVATFGRNGTLNGVLTAAGLQRVELLFTLEAVIIAHAFYNAPLVARVTTAAWESVDASAVETARSLGASPLRAFRDVVAPQLYPAVLMGAALTFVFTFSTFPIVLALGGYQLATVEVFVYRLVGEFDYAEAAALALIELGISLGLLYAYLRYEARNTVQRSGGDPLPRKPLVPDRWSLRETVPRLGLAAYAVLALAVFVGPIASMLLASVTGPDGLTLTHYQFLLRRQATGAAFQVKPWDAVVNSVLFAAASLLIALPMGVVVAVLTTRDYRGRKLVDALAMAPLSVSGIVVGLGLLRGLVFGVEIGDTRLAVGGALAIVGAHAVGGYPFVVRTVGPELDSLDQSLVESARALGAPRARTLIDVELPLVWPAVVAGAAFAVALSIGEFSATVVLATGTSQFTMPIAIERFIGRRLGPATAMGVVLLAVTSVSFFVIDRLGGEDVGF, from the coding sequence ATGGGAAAACCGGGGCTCCGGCAGGCGATCCGGCGGCAGTTCGACCGACGGGCGCTGCCTGCGCTGGCTGCCGGAACCCTGCTCGTCCTCGTCGTCCTGTTCTACTACCCGATCTCGACGGTCTTCGTCGACAGTATCTTCGTCGACGGCCGGCTGACGCTGTCGGTGTTCTGGACGATGCTCTCGGACCCGTTCTACTTCGGCGAGCCCGCGCGGTTGCTGACCGGGGACTCGCCGGCGGCGGTCGCCCGCGCCACGCTCTCGCCGGACCGGCGGCTCGGCATCGTCGGCTTCACCGCCTACCAGGCCGCGGTCTCGTCGGTCGCGAGCGTGGCGCTCGGTCTGCCGGCGGCCTACCTGCTCGCCCGCTACGAGTTCCCCGGCCGGCGGACGCTGCGGTCGCTGACGATCCTCCCGTTCGTCCTGCCGTCGATGATGGTCGCGGTCGGCTTCGTCGCCACGTTCGGCCGGAACGGGACGCTGAACGGCGTTCTGACCGCAGCGGGACTCCAGCGAGTCGAGTTGCTGTTCACCCTGGAGGCGGTGATCATCGCCCACGCGTTCTACAACGCGCCGCTGGTGGCCCGCGTGACGACGGCCGCCTGGGAGTCGGTCGACGCCAGCGCGGTCGAGACGGCCCGTAGCCTCGGTGCGAGCCCGCTGCGAGCCTTCCGGGACGTCGTCGCGCCGCAACTGTATCCGGCGGTCCTGATGGGGGCCGCGCTGACGTTCGTGTTCACCTTCAGCACGTTCCCCATCGTGCTCGCGCTCGGCGGCTACCAACTGGCGACCGTCGAGGTGTTCGTCTATCGGCTCGTCGGCGAGTTCGACTACGCCGAGGCGGCGGCGCTCGCGCTGATCGAACTGGGCATCTCGCTGGGGCTGTTGTACGCCTATCTCCGGTACGAGGCCCGCAACACCGTCCAGCGTAGCGGCGGCGACCCGCTCCCGCGGAAGCCCCTCGTTCCCGACCGCTGGTCCCTCCGAGAGACGGTTCCTCGTCTGGGACTCGCCGCCTACGCCGTGCTCGCGCTGGCGGTGTTCGTCGGCCCCATCGCGAGCATGCTGCTGGCGAGTGTCACCGGCCCGGACGGGCTGACGCTGACCCACTATCAGTTCCTCCTGCGCCGACAGGCGACCGGCGCGGCGTTCCAGGTCAAGCCCTGGGACGCCGTGGTCAACTCCGTGCTGTTCGCCGCGGCGTCGCTGCTGATCGCGCTGCCGATGGGCGTGGTCGTGGCCGTGCTGACGACCCGGGACTACCGGGGCCGGAAACTCGTCGACGCGCTGGCGATGGCCCCGCTGTCGGTCTCGGGGATCGTCGTCGGCCTCGGCCTGCTCCGCGGGCTGGTCTTCGGTGTCGAGATCGGCGACACGCGGCTTGCCGTCGGCGGCGCGCTGGCGATCGTCGGCGCACACGCCGTCGGCGGCTACCCCTTCGTCGTCCGGACCGTCGGGCCGGAACTGGACAGCTTAGACCAGTCGCTCGTCGAGTCCGCACGCGCCCTGGGGGCACCGCGGGCGCGGACGCTGATCGACGTCGAACTGCCGCTGGTCTGGCCGGCCGTCGTCGCCGGGGCGGCCTTCGCCGTCGCGCTCTCGATCGGCGAGTTCTCCGCGACGGTCGTACTGGCGACCGGGACGAGCCAGTTCACGATGCCCATCGCCATCGAGCGGTTCATCGGCCGGCGGCTGGGGCCGGCGACGGCGATGGGCGTGGTCTTGCTCGCGGTCACGAGCGTGAGTTTCTTCGTCATCGACCGACTGGGAGGTGAAGACGTTGGCTTCTGA
- a CDS encoding HalOD1 output domain-containing protein, translated as MSLEQHVTVAIAHAIAESEGRAPHRLGYSLANYVDTDAIERLAQMDNHEWELTFSVPGHEVTLDGDGTITLDGDVVSQPDRGEFGEGD; from the coding sequence ATGAGCCTCGAACAGCACGTGACCGTCGCGATCGCACACGCGATCGCCGAGAGCGAGGGACGAGCGCCACACCGACTGGGCTACTCACTGGCGAACTACGTCGACACCGACGCCATCGAGCGGTTGGCACAGATGGACAACCACGAGTGGGAACTGACGTTCTCGGTCCCCGGCCACGAGGTCACGCTCGACGGTGACGGAACGATCACCCTCGACGGTGACGTCGTCAGCCAACCGGACCGTGGTGAGTTCGGCGAGGGAGACTGA